Proteins from one Acidihalobacter prosperus genomic window:
- a CDS encoding antibiotic biosynthesis monooxygenase family protein, with protein sequence MIAAIFEVELIPGQQENYLSIAADLRPLLHKIDGFISIERFQSLSNSERLLSLSLWRDEDSLRIWRNAEAHREAQEIGKAKIFENYRIIVTKVIRDYGMKQRPLTPRAQ encoded by the coding sequence ATGATTGCAGCAATATTTGAAGTCGAGTTGATACCTGGCCAGCAGGAAAACTACCTTAGCATCGCCGCCGACTTGCGCCCATTACTTCACAAAATCGATGGATTCATCTCAATCGAACGCTTTCAAAGCCTGAGCAATTCGGAACGACTACTATCACTTTCCCTCTGGCGAGATGAAGATTCGCTCCGAATTTGGCGTAATGCTGAAGCCCATCGTGAGGCACAGGAAATTGGTAAGGCGAAAATCTTCGAGAACTACAGAATCATCGTCACCAAAGTCATACGCGATTACGGCATGAAGCAGCGCCCTCTCACTCCGAGAGCTCAGTGA